The Bradysia coprophila strain Holo2 chromosome X unlocalized genomic scaffold, BU_Bcop_v1 contig_12, whole genome shotgun sequence genome window below encodes:
- the LOC119067272 gene encoding aminopeptidase N-like encodes MWQSIFFVFVTSLTGILAAKLYPLNLNVENPTEIYFSHDEILPPFRLPGSTVPESYDISIRTWIHEANFTFTGHVRIGIRAVQSTDFITLHQRGLSIQNITILSHDNVAMDIDDPTYHTEYELLTIPIVRTNLTEGSRYFIDIDYIGTIGRFSGFFQAFYYLDGVQHWYATTQFEHTDARRAFPCYDEPALKANFTITITHDSSYSAISNMPAISEDPLVNPDGSITTIFQRSPKMSTYLVAFHISDFSYRANPPDRNIPHRAFARPNAINQTALVLEFGERVLDKLSDFIGIEYALPKMDHDVPIGNGKLWHDNIHVNMEQEQFFFYNENVDSFELKKDIMNVVSHEAAHQWFGNLVTPSWWSWLWLKEGFATFFEYLGLDLAYPDWQMMDMFNWEIKYPAMAYDENVAAYPMTRDVAHPSEIFFLYNYVAYYKAGSVLRMFYYMFGEETFMEAVRDYLQTHAHSDADEEDLFESLQKFVQLKEGIIPTDTDVATIMSSWSRQPGFPLITVERNYVGATSQVTLRQKRYITYGESNSNLTWWVPYNFATAKNPGFENVKVEGWMPQNTSSFEIIIDSLDADDYLVMNKRASGYYRVIYDERNYRLISDAIIKNHSLFPSTNIAQLLIDAKNFIDHDLLPYPPLLDLLRVMEFDVSHVSWSAAFGAFSALNQNFRGHRSFSIWEEFMLNLMKNLYEEVGIEDISDESLPRKRIRQDLIRYACQLGNVHCLSDTNRQLRQLVDNGQEFHRNIDEVKTCASLRSANRNDFHFMWNRAMSSSYPREFYVRSHVLLGLTCSSSRQLLSELLRTTLNSTNTDNFVYSGYERSQILYGITTNTQIGLDIALEFFIENAVEAFHAYDGFSHYTFSYLVRDANQIERYHVLLNILLNEDLITQEDINTVELAIERSLHWLATHGEAVHQWLMENYAGI; translated from the exons ATGTGGCAATCtatatttttcgtgtttgttACATCTCTTACTGGCATACTAGCTGCAAAACTCTATCCTCTGAACTTGAATGTGGAAAATCCAACAGAGATATATTTTTCACACGACGAAATATTGCCGCCGTTTCGACTACCTGGCAGTACGGTCCCGGAATCCTATGATATCAGCATTAGAACGTGGATTCATGAAGCGAACTTCACATTTACCGGCCACGTAAGAATTGGCATAAGGGCCGTTCAGTCAACAGATTTCATAACTTTACATCAGCGAGGTCTGTCCATACAAAACATCACAATTTTATCGCATGATAATGTTGCAATGGACATTGACGATCCAACATATCACACTGAATATGAATTACTAACAATTCCCATCGTTCGTACCAATTTAACTGAGGGATCGAGATATTTCATTGACATTGATTACATAGGCACCATAGGACGTTTTAGTGGGTTTTTTCAGGCATTTTACTATCTCGACGGAGTCCAACATTGGTATGCTACGACACAATTCGAACATACGGATGCACGTCGAGCGTTTCCATG CTACGATGAACCAGCTCTGAAGGCTAATTTCACCATCACAATTACCCATGATTCTTCCTATTCAGCAATCTCTAATATGCCTGCTATTTCTGAGGATCCATTAGTAAA CCCTGATGGATCCATAACGACAATATTTCAGCGAAGTCCTAAAATGTCTACCTATTTGGTTGCATTTCATATATCCGATTTTTCATATCGTGCCAATCCTCCCGACAGGAATATACCTCATAGAGCGTTTGCTAGACCGAATGCAATCAATCAAACGGCATTGGTTTTAGAATTTGGTGAGCGGGTACTAGATAAATTGAGTGACTTTATTGGTATTGAGTATGCACTACCCAAAATGGATCAT gaTGTTCCCATCGGCAATGGAAAATTATGGCATGACAACATACATGTAAATATGGAGCA AGAACAATTCTTCTTCTACAACGAAAACGTTGACAGTTTTGAGTTAAAGAAAGATATTATGAATGTAGTCTCTCACGAAGCTGCCCATCAATGGTTCGGAAATTTGGTCACACCGAG TTGGTGGTCATGGCTGTGGTTGAAGGAGGGCTTTGCtacatttttcgaatatttagGACTGGATTTG GCTTATCCTGACTGGCAAATGATGGACATGTTCAATTGGGAAATTAAATATCCAGCTATGGCCTACGATGAAAATGTAGCTGCTTATCCAATGACTCGCGACGTCGCACATccatctgaaatatttttcctttataACTATGTTGCCTATTACAAAG cTGGATCAGTTCTAAGGATGTTTTACTACATGTTTGGTGAGGAGACATTTATGGAAGCAGTGAGAGACTATTTGCAAACACA TGCTCATTCAGATGCCGATGAAGAAGATTTATTTGAATCGTTACAAAAGTTCGTTCAGCTAAAAGAAGGAATAATCCCTACCGATACAGATGTCGCAACTATTATGAGTTCATGGAGTAGACAACCTGGATTTCCACTAATAACAGTTGAACGAAATTACGTAGGTGCCACGAGCCAAGTAACACTTCGACAAAAACGGTATATCACATACGGTGAATCTAACTCAAATTTAACATGGTGGGTGCCATACAACTTTGCTACTGCTAAAAACCCaggatttgaaaatgtaaaagttgAGGGATGGATGCCACAGAACACTTCATCTTTCGAAATCATTATTGATTCGTTGGATGCTGATGACTATTTGGTGATGAATAAACGAGCGTCTGGATATTACAGAGTTATTTACGACGAAAGAAATTACAGACTCATTTCGGATGCGATTATAAAAAATCATTCGCTATTTCCGTCGACCAACATAGCCCAACTGTTAATTGATGCAAAGAATTTTATCGATCATGATTTACTTCCATATCCACCACTTTTGGACCTTTTGCGAGTTATGGAGTTCGATGTAAGTCACGTCAGTTGGAGTGCAGCTTTCGGTGCTTTCTCAGCGCTTAACCAGAACTTTCGAGGTCATCGCAGCTTTTCCATTTGGGAAGAATTCATGTTAAATCTTATGAAAAACTTGTACGAAGAAGTTGGAATCGAAGATATTTCCGATGAATCTCTTCCGCGAAAGCGTATTCGACAAGATCTGATCCGGTATGCATGTCAACTGGGTAACGTACATTGTTTAAGTGACACCAATCGGCAACTTCGTCAGCTTGTCGACAACGGTCAGGAATTTCATCGAAATATAGACGAAGTGAAAACATGTGCGTCTCTTCGAAGTGCTAACAGAAACGACTTCCATTTTATGTGGAACCGTGCCATGTCCTCTTCATATCCAAGAGAATTTTATGTGAGGTCCCACGTATTGTTGGGACTTACGTGTTCATCTTCCAGACAATTGCTAAGTGAATTACTTAGGACAACGCTGAATTCAACGAACACGGATAATTTCGTTTACAGTGGCTACGAAAGAAGTCAAATTTTATATGGAATTACTACTAACACTCAAATTGGGCTGGACATTGCACTGGAATTCTTCATTGAAAATGCTGTAGAAGCATTCCACGCTTACGATGGCTTTTCCCATTATACTTTTTCATATTTGGTCAGAGATGCAAATCAAATTGAGCGA TATCACGTTctgctaaatattttattaaacgaGGACTTGATCACACAAGAAGACATTAATACTGTAGAGCTTGCGATTGAAAGATCGCTTCATTGGCTAGCTACGCATGGCGAAGCTGTTCACCAGTGGCTTATGGAAAATTACGCTGGGATTTAA
- the LOC119067141 gene encoding putative nudix hydrolase 6 encodes MIDKPFLCCYLLTISCLYLQIFHIDASEIIHKNCRNVIYPRSKLQRFPVPDNLVSWSTSYPDYRPPFYEAPSIMGKPWADPVIEDDTSFHPNWNRRDGLVNRISYTGEYKIENSYPLNTFGRTGITGRGLLGRWGPNHAADSLVTRWCRDTDGVVKKDPVSGSKILQMIAIQRRDNSIWAMPGGMVDRNETPFEAAKREFSEEAMHEAPNEDISNILQFFNMTAKEIYSGYIDDLRNTDNAWVESMAFSFHDETGVYVEHLHFKAGDDAKNLTWVDVNSVMDLYESHRNIVENVANTLNAHW; translated from the exons atgatAGACAAACCATTTTTATGCTGCTATTTATTGACAATAAGTTGTTTGTATCTCCAAATTTTTCATATCGATGCAAGTGaaataattcataaaaattgccGAAACGTAATTTATCCTCGAAGTAAATTACAACGTTTTCCAGTGCCCGACAATTTAGTATCGTGGTCAACATCATATCCAGATTATAGGCCACCGTTTTATGAAGCTCCATCGATAATGGGAAAACCATGGGCAGACCCAGTAATTGAAG ATGATACTTCATTTCATCCGAATTGGAATCGACGCGATGGATTAgtaaatcgaatttcataCACCGGTGAATATAAAATTGAGAACAGTTATCCGTTGAATACATTCGGACGAACTGGAATTACTGGTAGAGGTTTATTGGGTCGGTGGGGACCAAATCATGCAGCCGATTCTTTGGTCACAAGATGGTGCCGTGATACAGATGGTGTAGTGAAAAAAGACCCAGTTTCGGGAAG cAAAATCCTTCAAATGATTGCTATACAACGAAGAGACAACAGTATTTGGGCAATGCCTGGCGGTATGGTTGATAGAAACGAAACTCCTTTCGAAGCAGCGAAAAGAGAGTTTTCCGAAGAAGCAATGCATGAAGCACCGAACGAAGatatttccaatattttacaATTCTTCAATATGACTGCCAAAGAGATTTATTCCGGTTACATAGATGATCTACGAAATACAGACAACGCATGGGTGGAATCGATGGCTTTCAGTTTTCATGATGAAACTGGTGTGTACGTCGAACATTTGCATTTCAAGGCTGGCGACGATGCTAAGAATTTGACATGGGTCGATGTCAATAGTGTTATGGATTTATATGAAAGTCATCGGAATATTGTAGAAAATGTTGCGAACACGTTAAATGCTCATTGGTAA